One genomic segment of Helianthus annuus cultivar XRQ/B chromosome 14, HanXRQr2.0-SUNRISE, whole genome shotgun sequence includes these proteins:
- the LOC118486608 gene encoding uncharacterized protein LOC118486608 produces the protein MATVQMAKDWNATYPQVGDTGADAPAGYITLWADFFTHGNLRLPVTVFVAEVLEYYHLHISQLSPFGMHGSLKLMTPPKGVTGWKKRFFYVKACAVYANMSFRNVDVGVSDEDIPVASAKTADWFSRLRPIELKKLDNDQLWILRMMLSRPDRKERPVLREQGGADAVGLWRMFEPDFKGQVELIAVELKKGFNLEILNNFRVPSKAVLEVPVPGDARGVLADLGKFEKRVPKKTVEKKTVKKTVRGRGKGSVEGSAAPSSVFKAAESRDAGYSFFDIPASPPHTAAAGAGVTKETVAPKEPVAPFVGPVRDPPLEKTVETTVDRIFDTVDSSDNLISPDEGDGLNLRFSDAGKQKSDAEGDDISNDPAACKEILGGLGTPFEVERARAAPRELRVNQLSSMLAREVAVTDLTTRVSAAEKRADAVAEAKNALVSSFNQLEADREWLRTHGIARIVEAIMNAPETSSGLDLVKERAREAGFKAGFNRCIGHINVLSAGGYTDQASGFRDVDTEGRLKAAVASFYDTPLACVGELDECLEVADYVDRLRMLYPDVEEEEPAGGAGGDAGTSGTK, from the exons ATGGCCACTGTTCAGATGGCCAAAGACTGGAATGCTACTTACCCACAAgtgggggacaccggtgccgatgctccggccggttatataaccTTGTGGGCGGATTTTTTCACCCacggcaaccttaggttgccggtgacggtgtttgtggCGGAGGTATTGGAGTATTATCACCTCCATATCTCCCAGCTTAGTCCTTTCGGAAT GCATGGGAGtctgaagttgatgacaccccctaagggtgtgacaggctggaagaagaggttcttctacgtgaaagcctgtgcggtctatgctaACATGTCTTTTAGGAATGTCGATGTTGGAGTTTccgatgaagatattcctgttgcttcCGCGAAGACCGcggactggttctctaggctgcggcctattgaactcaagaagttggataatgaccaactgtggatattgcggatgatgctctcTAGACCGGATAGGAAGGAAAGGCCCGTGTTGCGGGAACAGGGTGGTG cggatgcggttggcttgtggaggatgtttgagcctgatttcaagggccaggttgaactgatcgcggttgagctgaagaaaggTTTCAACCTTGAAATTCTGAATAACTTCCGCGTACCATCAAAAGCGGTGCTGGAAGTCCCGGTTccgggagacgcaagag GTgtccttgcggatttggggaagtttgagaaacGCGTCCCCAAAAAGACCGTGGAGAAGAAAACGGTAAAAAAGACCGTgcggggtcgtggcaaggggagTGTTGAAGGCTCAGCTGCCCCTTCTTCCGTTTTCaaagccgcag aatcccgagatgcGGGGTATTCTTTTTTCGACATTCCTGCGTCTCCTCCGCACACCGCTGCCGCGGGTGCGGGTGTAACGAAAGAGACGGTCGCGCCCAAGGAGCCTGTGGCCCCTTTTGTTGGGCCAGTTCGTGATCCCCCtttggagaagacggtggagaCGACTGTTGACCGGATTTTTGATACTGTGGACTCCTCTGACAATCTAATCTCTCCTGATGAGGGTGATGGATTGAACTTAAGGTTTTCAGATGCcggtaagcagaagtctgatgctgag ggggatgatatctCAAATGACCCTGCGGCctgcaaggagattctgggtggtctgggcaccccttttgaagttGAGCGTGCCCGTGCCGCACCCCGAGAGCTGCGTGTAAACCAGCTCTCGTCAATGCTG gcccgggaggtcgcagTTACGGACCTTACTACCCGCGTGTCCGCTGCGGAGAAGCGGGCTGACGCTGTTGCTGAGGCCAAgaatgccttggtgtcctcttttaaccaactggaagctgaccgtgagtggttgcggactcacggcatcgcgcgt attgtcgaggctataatgaatgcccctgagacctcATCTGGATTGGACCTGGTCAAGGAACGTGCGCGCGAGgctggcttcaaggctggttttaaccgctgcattgggcatatcaatgtattatccgcaggcggttatactgatcaggcatccgggttccgtgatgtggataccgagggtcgtctgaaagcggccgtagcctccttttatgacacgccccttgcctgtgtaggggagctggacgagtgtttggaggttgcggactatgttgaccgcttgcggatgctttaccctgatgtggaagaggaagaacccgctggtggtgccggaggagacgcggggaccagcggtacaaaatag
- the LOC110904956 gene encoding uncharacterized aarF domain-containing protein kinase At5g05200, chloroplastic, translated as MTSVSVFRGFVHGRCAPLFTHQSQLPVTSILIGSKKLAYRSNGLRLYARYSESQSAQTQDLFTSRLQDSIENLPKLVEDIVQTSINTGPRGALRLAQGIQAVIGVGGEWLTELSQSRNSPSGIPSQLQLGLLSPLYLRKLFERLGATYIKLGQFIASAPTLFPEEYVQEFQYCFDRAPVVPFDEIKSILHEDLAAPIDSIYEYVDPTPLASASIAQVHAARLKGSQADVVIKVLKPGIEDVLVADLNFIYVVARVVEFLNPELSRASLVAIVNDIRASMLEEVDFKKEAANIESFRGYLESMGLTRQATAPKVYPEFSTKRVLTMERLYGVPLTDLDSISSLVASPETSLITALNVWFGSLLACETFHADVHAGNLWLLRDGRIGFLDFGIVGRISPKTWSAMEVFLGSIATEEYESMASALIEMGATNTNIDSRAFAKDLEKIFSSIQDLDTEVVVATATRRDTNATAISANLVVDERQMNALFLDVVRVSESYGLRFPREFALLMKQLLYFDRYTRLLAPNMNMLQDQRITIASNRKTTNRNIY; from the exons ATGACGTCAGTTTCAGTGTTCAGAGGCTTCGTTCATGGCCGTTGCGCCCCTCTTTTCACGCACCAATCTCAG TTGCCTGTTACAAGCATATTGATTGGATCAAAGAAGCTTGCGTATCGATCTAACGGGTTAAGACTTTATGCAAGATACTCAGAATCACAATCAGCACAGACACAAGATCTTTTTACTTCTCGTCTTCAAG ATAGTATAGAGAATTTGCCGAAACTTGTGGAGGATATTGTCCAGACATCTATCAATACAGGCCCTCGTGGAGCTTTACGACTGGCCCAAGGTATTCAAGCAGTCATTGGTGTTGGTGGCGAGTGGCTAACTGAATTATCACAG TCACGGAATTCACCTAGCGGAATACCATCACAGCTTCAGCTTGGATTGCTATCACCTCTTTACCTCAGGAAATTATTCGAACGTTTGGGTGCTACCTATATCAAGTTAGGTCAG TTCATAGCATCGGCTCCCACGTTGTTTCCAGAAGAATACGTGCAAGAATTTCAGTATTGTTTCGATAGAGCTCCAGTTGTTCCTTTcgatgagattaaaagtattcTGCATGAAGATCTAGCAGCCCCAATTGATAGTATCTATGAGTATGTCGATCCTACACCGCTTGCCTCAGCTTCAATAGCACAG GTACATGCGGCAAGGCTTAAAGGATCGCAAGCAGATGTAGTAATAAAGGTCTTGAAACCTGGAATCGAAGACGTATTAGTTGCAGATCTGAACTTCATTTACGTTGTTGCCCGCGTTGTAGAGTTCTTGAATCCTGAACTGAGTCGTGCATCACTG GTTGCGATTGTGAATGATATAAGAGCATCGATGCTTGAAGAAGTGGACTTTAAGAAAGAGGCAGCAAACATAGAGTCGTTTAGAGGATACCTTGAGTCAATGGGGCTTACAAGGCAGGCCACTGCTCCTAAAGTGTATCCAGAGTTTAGTACGAAAAGAGTTCTAACAATGGAGAGATTATATGGAGTCCCGCTTACCGATTTGGACTCGATAAGTTCTCTTGTTGCAAGTCCGGAAACCAGTCTCATAACCGCCCTTAACGTTTG GTTTGGTAGTTTACTGGCATGTGAAACTTTCCATGCAGATGTACATGCTGGTAACTTATGGCTATTACGCGATGGACGTATCGGTTTTCTTGATTTTG GTATTGTCGGACGGATATCACCAAAAACATGGAGTGCTATGGAAGTGTTTTTGGGTTCAATCGCAACCGAAGAATACGAGTCAATGGCCTCTGCCTTGATCGAAATGGGTGCTACAAACACCAATATAGACTCTAGAGCAtttgctaaagatttggaaaagaTCTTTTCATCTATACAG GATTTGGATACAGAAGTTGTTGTTGCTACAGCCACTCGAAGAGATACAAATGCAACTGCTATATCGGCCAATTTAGTTGTTGATGAAAGGCAGATGAATGCACTGTTTCTTGATGTG GTACGGGTCAGTGAGTCATACGGGTTAAGATTCCCTCGGGAATTTGCACTGTTAATGAAACAGCTCTTGTATTTTGATCGCTACACTCGATTACTAGCTCCCAACATGAACATGCTTCAGGATCAAAGGATTACGATTGCCTCAAATAGAAAAACTACCAACCGAAACATTTACTAG
- the LOC110904955 gene encoding protein ENHANCED DISEASE RESISTANCE 4: MAGKMNSKVRLVRCPKCLNVLPEPPDVPVYTCGGCGARLQAKKRNKSTVNTTSQRPDEGSSGKQKVDSVFIDQDASSSSNQQSLISSIDESVQNSDHNGSMKDQDAANTAENGTSIQLKMVSSSDEPDQNIHNDPRSSTEFSGHEDPQSSPEATSHKGIDQEQEQEQSQSDYRDSGVGLEHSSAKQKTEQLSADNNDCNVNRSSSELSCHEKPESSPEAAAHSRIDQQQEQEQNQSRYQDSGKQQENVTVAGLEHSSGKQKTEQLSDENELRNRFAHLLLVNPRNELYRSNDRNEGRSSSELSYHDDPVSSPEATAHNRVKQQETEFVSCRKETGVEKNGSEFEETIADMRIISGSDSGSKSSFRSVIAEKRQKKAVCLDEDDLLSEDGSTDLRHRRRFGRISSAESMETARLGGTSYYGYEGSVSSFDGNDDQIPRKNRIGSIRDEIDSGNRSRVNWRNDRPLNGRVGKYEHRSTDVRSFYGLNEFHENPRHRPSMIPENPQMERTELLKLVRELQDQLERTNISNPQQVPSYYNHILNNPGRYGQRMAFSGEATAVNRRRDGSSCHHCCPQDRHFSAQLPSHHVCCHGPNYGPSSYRSPRFSGPSSPKHIHSESDFSAPDDHWQQNDVRKPFRSPKKKQYVRPIAGGSPWITCYRCFKILQLPQSFLLFDKRYNSLKCGACMKVLNFTLSDGTHVSRYNPDETIAAPPSSEAGDYDKLAGSWAGPVSCSDRSFEKSYSTETDRNGSRSREFSEDRRKASMSRDPSGSTRPPSSRFSGQRLTTSKIEEVGPGPGPSDSPGSSRPPSSRNSGRRTTTSEIEEVGPGHNGSPLHWLMGYASPSKVIRGL; encoded by the exons ATGGCTGGAAAGATGAATTCAAAAGTCCGGTTAGTGAGGTGCCCAAAATGCCTGAATGTTCTGCCAGAGCCGCCAGATGTTCCGGTGTACACATGTGGAGGCTGCGGTGCAAGACTTCAAg CAAAGAAGCGGAATAAAAGTACCGTCAACACCACATCACAAAGGCCGGATGAGGGTTCTTCGGGAAAACAGAAAGTGGACAGCGTTTTTATTGATCAAGACGCTAGCAGCAGCTCGAATCAACAATCTCTGATTAGTTCTATCGATGAGTCGGTTCAAAATAGTGATCATAATGGCTCAATGAAAGATCAAGATGCAGCTAATACAGCTGAAAATGGTACATCAATACAGCTGAAAATGGTAAGTTCGAGCGATGAGCCGGATCAAAATATTCATAATGATCCTCGTAGCTCGACTGAGTTTTCGGGTCATGAAGATCCACAGTCGTCGCCTGAAGCCACATCTCATAAGGGAATAGATcaagaacaagaacaagaacaaaGTCAAAGTGATTATCGAGATTCAGGTGTTGGACTCGAGCATTCGTCAGCCAAACAGAAAACCGAGCAACTTTCTGCCGATAATAATGATTGTAATGTAAACCGTAGCTCGTCTGAGCTTTCTTGTCATGAGAAACCAGAGTCATCACCTGAAGCCGCAGCTCATAGCAGAATAGATCAAcaacaagaacaagaacaaaATCAAAGTCGTTATCAAGATTCAGGTAAGCAGCAAGAAAACGTGACAGTTGCTGGACTCGAGCATTCCTCTGGCAAACAGAAAACCGAGCAGCTTTCTGATGAGAATGAACTCCGTAACAGATTTGCACACCTATTGTTGGTTAATCCAAGGAATGAGCTATACCGAAGCAATGATCGTAATGAAGGTCGTAGCTCATCTGAGCTTTCATATCATGACGACCCGGTGTCATCGCCAGAAGCCACAGCTCATAACAGGGTTAAACAACAAGAGACTGAATTCGTAAGCTGTAGAAAGGAGACTGGCGTTGAAAAGAACGGTAGTGAATTTGAAGAAACTATCGCTGATATGAGGATCATTAGTGGTTCTGATAGTGGCTCGAAGTCGAGCTTTAGGAGCGTGATTGCCGAGAAAAGACAGAAAAAAGCTGTGTGTCTGGATGAAGATGACTTATTATCGGAAGATGGAAGTACCGATTTGCGTCATCGGCGAAGATTCGGTCGTATCAGCTCGGCAGAGTCTATGGAAACCGCACGATTGGGTGGCACAAGTTACTACGGGTACGAGGGTAGTGTATCTTCGTTTGACGGAAACGATGATCAAATCCCTAGAAAAAACCGTATTGGTTCAATTAGGGATGAAATCGATTCAGGAAACAGGTCTCGTGTCAATTGGCGTAATGATCGTCCTTTGAACGGTCGTGTCGGTAAATATGAGCACCGGTCGACGGATGTTCGATCATTTTATGGTTTGAACGAGTTCCATGAGAACCCAAGGCATCGTCCATCTATGATCCCCGAAAATCCTCAAATGGAGAGAACGGAGCTGTTGAAACTGGTTCGAGAACTACAGGACCAGCTCGAAAGAACAAACATTTCGAATCCTCAACAAGTTCCTTCATACTATAATCACATTTTGAACAATCCGGGAAGATACGGCCAACGAATGGCGTTTTCCGGCGAAGCAACGGCGGTGAACAGACGACGAGACGGCAGCTCTTGCCACCACTGTTGTCCACAAGACCGCCATTTCTCAGCTCAGCTTCCCAGCCATCATGTTTGCTGTCACGGGCCTAATTACGGGCCCAGTAGTTACCGCAGTCCACGTTTTTCAGGCCCGTCGAGCCCTAAACACATCCATTCGGAGTCCGACTTCTCTGCACCCGATGATCACTGGCAACAGAATGATGTCAGGAAACCCTTTCGTTCTCCGAAAAAGAAGCAATATGTCCGGCCAATTGCAGGTGGGTCGCCATGGATCACTTGTTACCGGTGCTTCAAGATTCTACAGCTGCCTCAAAGCTTTCTTCTTTTCGACAAACGGTACAATAGTTTAAAATGTGGTGCTTGTATGAAGGTACTCAACTTTACACTTTCGGATGGAACTCATGTTAGTCGGTACAACCCGGACGAAACGATTGCTGCTCCTCCTAGCAGCGAGGCAGGAGACTATGATAAACTGGCCGGGTCATGGGCCGGGCCAGTCTCATGTTCAGATCGTTCGTTTGAGAAGAGTTACTCTACCGAAACAGATAGAAATGGTTCTCGGAGTCGCGAGTTCAGTGAGGATAGAAGAAAGGCAAGCATGTCAAGGGATCCATCAGGTTCAACCCGGCCACCTTCTTCAAGGTTTTCGGGCCAGAGATTGACTACATCGAAAATAGAGGAAGTTGGGCCCGGTCCTGGGCCCAGCGATTCTCCAGGTTCAAGCCGGCCACCTTCTTCAAGGAACTCGGGCCGGAGAACGACTACTTCAGAAATCGAGGAGGTGGGGCCCGGGCACAACGGTTCTCCGCTGCATTGGCTCATGGGATATGCTTCGCCGAGTAAGGTGATCCGGGGTTTATAG